In the genome of Chryseobacterium sp. 52, the window TTCATACGATTAAGCTTGTTGATATCAGCGGTACCGAATGGACCGCTAAAATTAATTAAGTTTTTTACTGTTTTTTTAGATGCTTCGACTTCGCTAAGCATGACATTGCTAATACCAAATGATTTTGGTAGTGGTTATTTAATATTATAATGCTGATGATAAACGGAAGATTCGCACAGCATCTTCTTAAAAAATAGTTTTTATAAAACCTTTCCCCACAAAAAAACCTCCGAGATTTCTTCGGAGGTTTTATATTAATTTAAATAAAATTTAGTGTACACCACTTAAATCTATTTTCTCTTTGCTTTTTCGTTCTTTTATAAACAGGATAAACGGAATACAAATTAAGAATGCAAGTCCTAAATAAAGGAAAACATCCATATAAGATAGTACCGTTGCCTGCTTGGTAACTGTAAGATCCAGCATTTTATAGGCTGCGTTCATGGCCGCATCAGGAGTCATTCCTTTGGCTACAAAACTGGCTTTCAATCCATTTAATCTTTGCTGCACATCAAAATCGTTGGCATCTAAATGGGAGACCAGATTGACTCTGTATTTCTGGCTGGCATTTGCAATAAATGTTGTGATGGCAGCGATCCCGAAAGATCCTCCCAACTGTCTCATCATCCCTGTAAATGCAGCTCCCTGACCAATTTCCTGTCCTTTCAATGTACTTAGTGATAAAGAGGTGATCGGAATAAACAACAATCCTAATCCGGCTCCTCTTACCATCAGCATCCAAAAGAATGCTTCTTTGCTGGTATCCGGAGTCAGGATTTTATATCCCCAGAAACTGTAAACAAAGAATGTAAACAGTCCTAAAGAAACCAGAATCTGCTGTTTTACTCCTTTCGAAAGCAGCTTACCAATAATAGGCATCATAAAAGCAGTCGTCAGTGCAGCCGGAATCATCAGTGCTCCTGACTCTAAAGCCGTCCAGCCCAAAATACTCTGGGTATATAAAGGAACAATAAACGTAGAACCATATAGACCAAATCCTAATACAAAGGACATAACGGTTCCAATCCTTAAATTACTGTTTTTCAAAACTCTTAGCTCTACAATCGGATACTTGAAAGTAAGTTCCCTCCAGAGGAATAATATAAATCCTAAAACGGCTGATACTGTAAATAGTACAATCCATCCACTCGCAAACCAGTCTTCTTCATGTCCTCTTTCTAAGATATACTGCAATGAACCTACTGTAACGGCCAATAAAGCAATTCCTAACCAGTCTACATCCGAGGCTTTACGCTTTTCAGCATATTTCGGACTTTTTATAAACTGTAATGTCATTAAAGTTGCCGCAATCCCGATGGGAATATTGATATAGAAGATATATGGCCAGCTAAAATTATCAACAATATAACCTCCTAATGGCGGACCTAATGTAGGGCCAATAATTACTCCCAAACCATAAATAGCCTGAGCCATACTTCTTTTTTCAATTGGATATGATTCTGTGATGATGGTTTGTGATGTTACCAACAAGGCTCCACCTCCAATCCCCTGACACAATCTGAAAAATACCAATTCCCAAATATTATCTGCATTCCCACACAAAAATGAAAATACGGTAAAAATGATAATAGAAGCGGCAAAATAATTTCTTCGCCCGAACTGCTGAGAAAGCCAGCTTGTCATTGGTACTACAATTACATTACCAATCGCATAAGCTGTAATAACCCAACCCACTTCAGAAAGTGTAGACCCAAGGTTACCTTTCATTTCGTTCAGGGCAACGTTCACAATTGTGGAATCCACAATTTCCAGCAAAGCACAAAGAATAGCTGTGATCGTAATGATCACTCTTCGGGCTCCATATTCTACTAATGAATCTTGCATAGTTTTTTTTAATGTAAAATGTATTAACGTAAAATGTATTAATGACTGATTTAAAGATCAAAGGATTAAAATTGAAATATTTTGTTATCCAAAATCATTAATACATTTTACATTAATACCTGAATACATATTTTTTTATTTAAGCGAAACCTCTGCTTTCACATTCATTCCTGTTCTTAGCTTTTTAGCAACATTCGGATCCAGTTTGACAAAGTCTATTTTCACAGGAAGTCTCTGTACTACTTTCACGAAGTTACCACTCGCGTTATCCGGAGGAAGAATAGAGAAGGTAGATCCTGTAGCCGGAGAGAATGAACTTACAACTCCATCAAATTCTGTATCAGGGAAAGCGTCAATTTCAATTTTCACTTTCTGACCTTCCACCATTTTATCAACCTGAGTTTCTTTAAAGTTGGCAACTACCCATTTCTGGTCATTCTTGACTAAGCTGAATAACTGAGATCCTGCCTGTAAATATTGTCCAACCTGGATTGGAACTTTTCCAACATACCCATCTTCTGAAGCAAGGATAATTGTATAAGAAAGATTCAATCTTGCATTTTCTACGTCAACCTCTCTTTGCTTAGCGACTGATCCTGCCACGCTGATCTGTTGAGAACTTGCAGCCGTCTGAGAAGAAGCAATGTTAGTCTGTTGAGCAATTTGATTTCTTTGGTCAACCAACACCTGCAATTGTCTGTCTGCAGATTGTTTTGCTGCCAGGGCCTGCTCATATTGCTGTTCTGTGATAGAATGGTCCTTTACCAGTACTGAATATCTTTTCAAATCCTGGTTGGTTTTCCAAACGTTTACTTTTGCCGCTTCTATTTGTGCATTTGCAGTTGTTACAGCAGCTTGCGAAGAGGTGATATTTTTAGAAGTAGCCGTAGTGCTAGCTTCTGCATTTGAAATATTGCTTTTTGCAGTAGATAAAGCTGCCTCAGCTTGTACCAAAGCCATTTTTTGATCTCTGTTATCCAGGATAACCAGAGTATCTCCTTTTTTTACGAACTGATTGTCTTTTACTTTTATTTGCGTTACATAACCTGAAACTTTAGAAATCACAGGGCTCATGTTTGAAGCAATTTGAGCATCGTCCGTTTCTTCGTGAATCTGTCCGTAAGAATATGTTTTGTATCCGTAGATACCCCCCACTACTACGACAACCGCTAAAATTATCGGAAAAACTAAACTTTTTTTCTTCTTAGGTTCAATTGCTGGTGTATTATTATTTTCCATTTTTGGTCTTAATCTTATTTAAATGTTAAAGTTCCTGTAGTCTGTAATAGTTTTCTGTAAGCAAGTGCTGCATCTGCTTTTGCATTAATAACTCCTACATTTGATGAAATCTGAGCGGCATCTGCATCCAAAAGTTCGGTCATGGTTGCCAGACCGTTATCGTATTTATTTTTTGTAATTCTGTAGTTCTCATTCGCCTGTTCAGCCGCTTTTTCATATACTGCGATTCTCTTTTTAGAGTAATCTGTATTCTGATATTCTCTGTTCACATCAAGCTTAATGTTATCATTCAATAATTCATCGGTTGCAGCCAGCTGCTTTTCTCTTGCCTGAGACTGTCTCAATGAAGAATTTTCTTTCCAGATATTGGATAGATTGTAAGAAACTCCAACTCCAACGTTGACCGCATTATAAATAGTAAGGAATTTAGGAATGTCTGCCGCTACATATCCTCCGGTAAATGCAATGGAAGGAAGATTCTCAGCTTTTGCCGATTTTGAACCCAACTCTGCCGCTTTTCTTTGCTGAGCCAAAGCCTGTAAGTCTTTACGGTTTTCTTTAGCTTCATTCACATAATAATCCACTGCCTTTACTTCAGAACCTTCATCAATATAATTCTGATCCACTTCAATTTCTATAGTTTCAGGAATACCTAATAACAAATCCATATTGATGTTTGCAATATTGTAGTTGTTTTTGGCCTCCAATAATTGCAATTCGATATTTGAGGTCTGAAGGTTGGCTTTTAAACGGTCATTTCTTGCGATAACTCCATTGTTTTCAAGTTTCAGAAAAGTTTCGTCCCGTTTTTGAGAAGCAGTAAGGTTTTCTTCTAAAACTTTGATAGACTGATTGGCTTTAAATAAATTATTGTAAGCCTGAGCCACGTTGTAAGCAATCGCTATTTTATCATTTTCTGTGCTTAGTTTTGATGCTTCCACCAGATATTTCGCAGACTGGATCCCATACTTGATTCTTCCACCGTTGTAAACCGGAACACTAAGGTTCATCGATCCATAAGCTACCTGATGTACTTCCGGAGCTCCTCCTCCCGAAACTCCTGAAAGTTTCAGATCAACAGTGGGTTTAATCGGAAGATACATATAGCTCCCCGAAACTTTCAGTTCCGGCAGCTGTCTGTTTTTAGCTTCCAAAAGATCTGCCGTTGCTTCTTCAATCTTAGCGGCATCAATCTTAAGGTTTTTACTGTTCTGGATTCCCAGCTGCACGGCTTCGTCGAGAGTGAGCTGTTTTTTCTCCTGAGCATTTATGGCTGCCATTCCCATAAACAGGGATAATGCCAACACCGAGTTATTTATTCTCTTCATAACCTAAAAGGTCTTTTAGTAAATATTTTATATGTTTATTAAGTTCTGTGTAATATTTTTCTTCAAAAATGTCATCATCTTCCGTATCGTTCAGAAACTCTTTGTACATCTCCTTGGCATTGGATGCATAAAAGAGAGTTCCGCTTACGGTGGCATGAAGCAGGTAAATGGGTGGATTCTTCGTGAAAATTCCTTTTTTAAGACCATTTTCAAGAACCTGCGAATACATGGAAATGAAACCCATCTTGGTTTGCTTAAGAAATTCCACAATTTGTGTATTTTCTGTATAAAGCTGTTCCCGCTGCATGATTCTGTAAAAACATTTATGATGTCTTACCCTTCCGGAAAACTGATCTACAATCCTTTCTATCTTCTGCCATTCGTTGATATCCGTTCTTTCAAGAATATCTTTGGCAAAGAACTGTCCTTCACTCATTCTGTATTCTACCAGTTTCTCGTATAGCTTTTCTTTGGAACCGAAATAATAAGAAATCATAGAGATATTTACATTTGCGGCCTTGGAAATCTCCCTGGTAGAGGTCCCTTCAAAGCCTTTTTCAGCAAAAAGCTTCTCTGCAGCGAACAATATATTTTCTTCTTTTGAAACCATAGTACATCTATTTTTCAGGGCGTAAATTTACACAAGATTTTCAATAAATCAAACGATTGATTGATTTTTTAATGTATATTTAATATTCGCCAACATAAATAACTGGCAGTTAATACGATTAATAAGTCCGATTATCAAGAAAAAAAATCTATCAAGGCAGAAAGCATCTTATTTCTGTTCTTTTTTACCTCAAAAAAATATCTGGCAAACTAAGAATAGTGTAAAAGAAAAACCGTTAAAAATATAATAACACTATAGAAATATTAAAGTCGGAAGTTATTCCAGACTTAGATTATACCCTTTTACGTATCAAAAAAATAAAATGAACAAGTCTGTCTATTTTGTGAAATATATTTTTTAATTTTGTTTTATGGATACTAAAAATCGAATTATAGAAACAGCTGATACCCTATTTTATGATCAAGGTTATCAGACAACGGGTATTAACCAGATTATCAGCGAAGCAAAAGTAGCCAAAGGTACTCTGTACAATCATTTTAAGTCAAAAAGTGAACTCGGTCAGGCTTATGTTGAAAGATCTAGCAATCAATGGTTTTCAGGGCTTATGGAAGAGTTGGAGAAGTTCAGCACCCCGAAAGATAAGTTGCTTGCTGTTTTTTCTTTTCTAGACAAGCATACAAAAAAAAATTACTTTAATGGCTGCCGTATCATAAACATCATGACAGAAATAGCCGGTGAGGATGAACAAATTACTATAATGTCAGTGGCGCATAAACAGAAATTCAGAGATTTTCTTTACACCCTAGCATCTGAAATAAGTACTAAACCTATCACAGCCCAAGAAATAGCTGATACCATTTACCTACTCTATGAAGGAGCCACTGTTGAAAGTAAGATTTTCAAACAAAGCTGGCCAATTGAACTAGCTAGAAAGAATGCAGAAAGAATTTTAATACAAGATTATTCAAACCAATAATATAAATTATGGATATTAAAAAACAAACGGATCTAATTTTTGAACCAATTCCTTTGGATAAGAATTATCAGTTTCAGTTACCCAAAAATGCTCAAGAATTATTCATTGATATCGAGCCGGATATCATCTTAAATGGATTTCATTACAAAAGTGATAATAGCCCGTTATTGCTACTCTATTTTCAGGGAAACGCAAAAAACCTGCAAAATTTTCTTGACAACCATTCAATTATACTGGATTGGGGATACAATGTTGTAACATTTGATTACAGGGGTTTTGGAAAATCTACAGGACAAATTGAAAGTGAGTTTAATATGTATGCAGATGCGGAAAAAGTCTATGATTATGCCCTAGAATTAGGATACAAGCCAGAAAATATAATTTTGTATGGGTATTCTATGGGAACCTCACAAGCGGCATATCTTGCAACAAAAAAGAAAGCCAAAGCTGTTATACTGGAAAGCCCATATTCTTCCATAGCAGAAATAAGTATTTTTGGAGATAATGCACCTGATTTTAGATTAAATACAGGCAATAGGGCACACGAAATTTTAATTCCAAGTTTAATTATTCATGGTGAGCTGGATGATATAATCACTCCTGATCATGCGGAAAGAATATTTTCTAATATTGAAATTTCTGATAAAAAATTAGTTTTAATTCCTAAAGGAGGCCATGGAAATTTAAAGGACAGAGAAGAATATGGAAGTACTTTCAATAAATTCATTTCTAAACTATAGAAAATAAATACTTAAAAAACTTGAAGATTTAACCAAACAAAGAGAGCCTGTAAAAACACGAGCTTTCTTTGTTATTAAAAATCGTTATTAAATTAATAGCTTTATTTCAACACACTACTCATCTTCGATATAAATATTTCCTACGACTATTCTATACACATACCCCTCACAAATTATCATTTTAGCCCAAATTACAGTACTTTGCCAATGGTAATCAGTTAATATTTTTTAATACCAAACCTGAATCCGGTCTGAATAATTATTAAGTAAAAAAATAAGAATTTCTAAGAATTTTTGTGAATATAGCGTGATAGTTTTATACCCAAATCTGTCCAGACAATTTTAGGATTTCCGTTTCTCGTCAGGTGAAGATCCGCAGTATTGATTTCCTCTAAAATACTTTCAATATTGGCACCGCTTATAAATTTAGAAAATCCTGCCCAGTTGAATCCGTCAGCATCAATCTTTTTGTACACCAGGTTTTCAGAATGGTAGTTCTGTAAAAGAGCAAGTCTGAAGATTTCAGAGCAGTAGTTAAGGAAATTTTTCTGTTTTTCCCTGTTCCAACCTGCAATTTCTCTGGCCCAGAAGATGATACTTTTAAGGAACTGAGGTTTCTTTTTTACCATAAAAGCATCCCGTACCCACTGCACAAAAAGCTTTTCAAATTCATCATTTTTGTGTCCTGAATTTAAAATTTTAACAGCGTCATTTAAATTGCCCTGTGCTTCATGAACGATCTCTCTTGCTTTTTCTTCTGAAATGGAAAAATTATTTTTTAGATAATTCTCAAGATCTTCATCATTAATCCTTGGAACTTCCACAATCTGTGTTCTGGAAAGAATGGTAGGAAGAATGTCATCAGCCGTTTCTGCCGTAAGCAGGATAAGTGTCTTTGCAGGTGGCTCTTCAAGAAATTTAAGAAATTTGTTGGCAGCAGCAACATTCATTTTATCCGCTCTCCAAACGATCAGAATTTTGGTTCCGCCCTCAAAACTTTTTAAGGCAAATTTTTGGTTTTGATCATCAATTTCGTCTGCTGAAATGAAAAGCTGTTTGTTTTCAGATTCCAGAAAGGCGGTCCAGTCGTCATAACTTGCATAAGGAGAAGCCATGATCATTTCTCTGAAGTCTTCGAATTTATTTTTGCTTAAAGAATTTTTGTTATCGGTAAAAACCGGGAAACTGAAATGCAGATCCAGGTGGTTCAAATGCTCTACTTTCGAAGCAGCGTGTTCATTTTCACGGCTAAAAACCTCTTTGGCGTAGGCCAATACCATAGGAAATGTTCCATATCCCTCTTTCCCTAAAAAAAGCTGGGCATGGCTCACTCTGTTTTCAGCAATGCTTTCCCGAAGAAGTTTTTTCAGATTTTCCTGTCCGGCAATGTTGTCCCAATTCATGTTCCAAAGATAAAAAAACTGAGGAAGAATCTGAGGTTAAATTTTATAATAAATGTGTATGATGCATTTCAACGTCCTATTTTATTGAATAAGCCAACAGGCAATCATTATGTGACATTAAAATTCACTTCGAAGCAAATTCCTTATTCATTTTCTATTATTCCTTTTTAATGTTTCATTAATAAATCTTCAAAAAACCCTGTCAATTCACGCCTTAACAAACTTTAACCACATATAATTTTTACAATTCATTAATATTTAAGATATTTGCGCATTGTTTTAAAAATAAAGAATGAAAAAAATCTTTGTAGTATCATTCATATCAGTTGGATACTTCCTAAATGCACAGAGTATAAGTAACTCTCCGTATGCAACCTATGGAATTGGAGATGTAAAATATGATAATACGATTGAAACTGCCTCCATGGGCGGTATATCTACTGCTTATATCAGTGATTTTACGAGCAGCTTCAATTTCGCAAACCCTGCGAATAACTCTAATTTCGAGCTTACAAGCATCAGGCTGGAGGCTACCAACGAAAACAATTACTTCAAAACAAATTATAACGACACGAAGTCTACCAAACATTCTACGTATCTTTCTAATATCGCATTGTCTTTTCCGTTGTCTCCAAAGGTAAAGATGGGGCTTTCCTATCAGCCTTACAGCTCTAAAACTTATGATATAGTAAATACTACTGAAAGCTACGAAATGATAAATAATGTTCCAACATTAAGCGGATATTATACCAATCGTTTTAAAGGAAGTGGAACGTTAAATACTGCTCAGGCAGCTGTTTCTTATAAGATCGACCAGAATTTTGCTGTAGGTTTAAGAGCCAATTTTTATTTTGGAAACCTTTATGACCTGAATGAGCTTAGATCGTATGGTAAGGACGGAGTCGCTAATGCTGAATACGTCAACGGTTACGAAACTAAGAACAGTATCAAAAACTTTAACTTCACCCTTGGAGGAAGTTATCAGACCCTGAATACGCGTACAGACAAAAAATTTACAATTGGAGCTACTGCTACGTTTGGAAACACCAGCAAGATGGTTACTGATTATAGCAACAGTACATATGTATATTCTGACAATGCAAACTCAGTGAAGGCTTTAGAAACGATCATTGAGCAGAAAAGTACAAGTTCTAAAAACCTTCTTCCGCTACAGGCATCTTTAGGAGTAGGTTATGGAAGCGAAAACCACTGGTTCCTATCAGGACAACTTGACTATAAGAAAGGAGAAGATATTTCGTATTTCGGAAAGACTTTTGATTTCCAGGATACCTACAGAATTTCTGCCGGAGGATGGTACCTTCCAAATTACAACAACTTTAGAAATTATTTCTCAAGAGTGGTGTATAGATATGGGGCTTTCTATGAAAGAGGAAATCTTAAAATAGATGGTAACAGTATCAATAAGTTTGGAATCTCCGGAGGGGTAATGCTTCCATTCAAAACGAGCAGCATCACAAGAATGAGTGGTCTTGAATTAGGAATAGAAGTTGGAAAGAGAGGAACTCTTAAAAATAACCTGATCAACCAGAATTTCATCAACCTGAGAGTTGGCTTTAACTTTGCTGACAGATGGTTCAGAAAGACCCTGTACAACTAAAATGAATTTTTTAAATAAAATATCATATAAAAATATAGCATGCCTTTTTAGTTGTGCTATATTTTTTATATTGACATCCTGTGAAGAAGATCTTACAAAAGCCAATGGAAACAAAAGCAAGAACTTCCCGTCACAGATCATCAATAATGCCAATATTGTACAACGCGATTCCGGTTTCGTGACCCTAAAAGCAAAGGCTCCGATTATTGAAAAATATGAATTGATCGACAGTCCGTATGTTGTAGCGAAGAAAGGGATCAACATAGAGTTTTTTGACAAAAAGAAACCTAAAGTTCCCGGAAAGATCACTGCAAAATATGCCCGGATTTTTGAATATAAAAAATTCTATGAGGCAAAAGGTGATGTAAGAATTACAACCAATGAAGGACAGCGTTTTGCCATGCAAAGTGTCTACTGGGATCAGAAAAAAAACAGAATCTATACCAAAGATACGGTGTACGTCACCATGGAAGACGGTTCTACTCTTGTAGGTGCCAACGGTATGACCGCTAAAGATGATTTCTCTGAATATACTTTCTTCAATAATTCAGGGGACTTCAGCACAAAAAGACTCGAAGAAAAAAAAACACCGCAATAATATGAGATTTCAGGCTATTGGACTCATGTCCGGAACCAGTCTGGATGGTCTGGATATATGTTATGCTGCTTTTGAAAAGACCCATAACTGGGATTTTCAGATTTTAAAAGCAGAAACCATACCCTACTCCAACAACTGGGAAGAAAAGCTTAGAAATGCGATCCATTTGTCTTCGGAAGAACTTCTGGAACTTCATTCGGAATATGGTTTTTATCTGGGACAGAAGGTGAAAGATTTTATTGACAGGAATCATCTTGAAAATATTGATCTGATTGCCTCTCATGGCCATACGGTATTTCACCAGCCTCAAAAAAAATTCACACTGCAGATCGGGGACGGCAGAGCAGTCAAAATAGAAACCGGGCTTCCCGTCATCTATGATTTCAGAAATCAGGATGTACTGATGGGAGGAAACGGAGCTCCTTTGGTTCCTATCGGTGATGAATTACTTTTCTCTGAATACGATGCATGCCTCAATCTGGGAGGATTTTCCAATATCTCTTTACAGCAGAATAACCAAAGAATAGCTTTTGACATTGCTCCTGTAAATATTGTTCTGAACAGGCTTGCCCAGAAATTCAATAAAACGTTTGATGAAAATGGTGATTTAGCAAGACAAGGAAAGATCGATGAGGATCTTCTGCTAAAGCTTAATTCCCTGGATTTTTATAGTCAGCCACATCCGAAATCTTTAGGCATCGAATGGTGCAGTGAGCATATTTTTCCACTATTGGAAAATATTGAAACAATAGATGCCATTGCTTCTTTCACAGAACATGCAGCTCAGCAAATCTCCCATACCCTCAATAAAAATAACTTAAAGACTGTTCTTTTTACGGGTGGAGGCACATACAATGCTTTCCTGATCGAAAAAATCAAAGAAAAAACAGAAACCGGGATTATCATTCCGGAAAAAGAAATCATTGATTATAAGGAAGCTCTGATCTTTGCTTTTATGGGTGTTTTAAAGATGAACAACGAGATCAATGTTCTTTCTTCCGCAACCGGCAGCTCAGCAAACCACAGCTCAGGAGTTATCGCATAAAAAAACCTTCATCGCTGAAGGTTTAATTATTATTTATAAGCTTCGATCTTATCTGTCAATGTATTGATAAAGTTCTGAAGCGGCTTTTCTACCATCATTTTGATAAACGGATTAAATTTACCTTCAAAAAGCATTTGAACTTCAGTCTGATTTTCGTTAATAGGATTCAAAGTAGCAGTTAATGTGAAGTCAAGACTTGAGCTTGCAGACTTCAAAATAGCTTTCTGCTCATCCACTTCATCTATTTTCAAAGCGATTTCCGGCATTCCCTGAAGACCGAACTTGAACCCATTATCTCTGGTTTCAAATTTCTGAAGACCGTCTGGCATAAAATCTTTATAGTTTTCAGGCGATTTCAATAATTCAGATAAGTCTTTAGATGATTTATTGACAATAATTTTTCGTCCTTCTAAATTCATTTTTTATTTTTGTATTTAAAT includes:
- a CDS encoding DHA2 family efflux MFS transporter permease subunit, with amino-acid sequence MQDSLVEYGARRVIITITAILCALLEIVDSTIVNVALNEMKGNLGSTLSEVGWVITAYAIGNVIVVPMTSWLSQQFGRRNYFAASIIIFTVFSFLCGNADNIWELVFFRLCQGIGGGALLVTSQTIITESYPIEKRSMAQAIYGLGVIIGPTLGPPLGGYIVDNFSWPYIFYINIPIGIAATLMTLQFIKSPKYAEKRKASDVDWLGIALLAVTVGSLQYILERGHEEDWFASGWIVLFTVSAVLGFILFLWRELTFKYPIVELRVLKNSNLRIGTVMSFVLGFGLYGSTFIVPLYTQSILGWTALESGALMIPAALTTAFMMPIIGKLLSKGVKQQILVSLGLFTFFVYSFWGYKILTPDTSKEAFFWMLMVRGAGLGLLFIPITSLSLSTLKGQEIGQGAAFTGMMRQLGGSFGIAAITTFIANASQKYRVNLVSHLDANDFDVQQRLNGLKASFVAKGMTPDAAMNAAYKMLDLTVTKQATVLSYMDVFLYLGLAFLICIPFILFIKERKSKEKIDLSGVH
- a CDS encoding HlyD family secretion protein gives rise to the protein MENNNTPAIEPKKKKSLVFPIILAVVVVVGGIYGYKTYSYGQIHEETDDAQIASNMSPVISKVSGYVTQIKVKDNQFVKKGDTLVILDNRDQKMALVQAEAALSTAKSNISNAEASTTATSKNITSSQAAVTTANAQIEAAKVNVWKTNQDLKRYSVLVKDHSITEQQYEQALAAKQSADRQLQVLVDQRNQIAQQTNIASSQTAASSQQISVAGSVAKQREVDVENARLNLSYTIILASEDGYVGKVPIQVGQYLQAGSQLFSLVKNDQKWVVANFKETQVDKMVEGQKVKIEIDAFPDTEFDGVVSSFSPATGSTFSILPPDNASGNFVKVVQRLPVKIDFVKLDPNVAKKLRTGMNVKAEVSLK
- a CDS encoding TolC family protein: MKRINNSVLALSLFMGMAAINAQEKKQLTLDEAVQLGIQNSKNLKIDAAKIEEATADLLEAKNRQLPELKVSGSYMYLPIKPTVDLKLSGVSGGGAPEVHQVAYGSMNLSVPVYNGGRIKYGIQSAKYLVEASKLSTENDKIAIAYNVAQAYNNLFKANQSIKVLEENLTASQKRDETFLKLENNGVIARNDRLKANLQTSNIELQLLEAKNNYNIANINMDLLLGIPETIEIEVDQNYIDEGSEVKAVDYYVNEAKENRKDLQALAQQRKAAELGSKSAKAENLPSIAFTGGYVAADIPKFLTIYNAVNVGVGVSYNLSNIWKENSSLRQSQAREKQLAATDELLNDNIKLDVNREYQNTDYSKKRIAVYEKAAEQANENYRITKNKYDNGLATMTELLDADAAQISSNVGVINAKADAALAYRKLLQTTGTLTFK
- a CDS encoding TetR/AcrR family transcriptional regulator, with product MVSKEENILFAAEKLFAEKGFEGTSTREISKAANVNISMISYYFGSKEKLYEKLVEYRMSEGQFFAKDILERTDINEWQKIERIVDQFSGRVRHHKCFYRIMQREQLYTENTQIVEFLKQTKMGFISMYSQVLENGLKKGIFTKNPPIYLLHATVSGTLFYASNAKEMYKEFLNDTEDDDIFEEKYYTELNKHIKYLLKDLLGYEENK
- a CDS encoding TetR/AcrR family transcriptional regulator, whose translation is MDTKNRIIETADTLFYDQGYQTTGINQIISEAKVAKGTLYNHFKSKSELGQAYVERSSNQWFSGLMEELEKFSTPKDKLLAVFSFLDKHTKKNYFNGCRIINIMTEIAGEDEQITIMSVAHKQKFRDFLYTLASEISTKPITAQEIADTIYLLYEGATVESKIFKQSWPIELARKNAERILIQDYSNQ
- a CDS encoding alpha/beta hydrolase yields the protein MDIKKQTDLIFEPIPLDKNYQFQLPKNAQELFIDIEPDIILNGFHYKSDNSPLLLLYFQGNAKNLQNFLDNHSIILDWGYNVVTFDYRGFGKSTGQIESEFNMYADAEKVYDYALELGYKPENIILYGYSMGTSQAAYLATKKKAKAVILESPYSSIAEISIFGDNAPDFRLNTGNRAHEILIPSLIIHGELDDIITPDHAERIFSNIEISDKKLVLIPKGGHGNLKDREEYGSTFNKFISKL
- a CDS encoding ATP-binding protein, which produces MNWDNIAGQENLKKLLRESIAENRVSHAQLFLGKEGYGTFPMVLAYAKEVFSRENEHAASKVEHLNHLDLHFSFPVFTDNKNSLSKNKFEDFREMIMASPYASYDDWTAFLESENKQLFISADEIDDQNQKFALKSFEGGTKILIVWRADKMNVAAANKFLKFLEEPPAKTLILLTAETADDILPTILSRTQIVEVPRINDEDLENYLKNNFSISEEKAREIVHEAQGNLNDAVKILNSGHKNDEFEKLFVQWVRDAFMVKKKPQFLKSIIFWAREIAGWNREKQKNFLNYCSEIFRLALLQNYHSENLVYKKIDADGFNWAGFSKFISGANIESILEEINTADLHLTRNGNPKIVWTDLGIKLSRYIHKNS
- the lptC gene encoding LPS export ABC transporter periplasmic protein LptC, whose protein sequence is MNFLNKISYKNIACLFSCAIFFILTSCEEDLTKANGNKSKNFPSQIINNANIVQRDSGFVTLKAKAPIIEKYELIDSPYVVAKKGINIEFFDKKKPKVPGKITAKYARIFEYKKFYEAKGDVRITTNEGQRFAMQSVYWDQKKNRIYTKDTVYVTMEDGSTLVGANGMTAKDDFSEYTFFNNSGDFSTKRLEEKKTPQ
- a CDS encoding anhydro-N-acetylmuramic acid kinase, producing the protein MRFQAIGLMSGTSLDGLDICYAAFEKTHNWDFQILKAETIPYSNNWEEKLRNAIHLSSEELLELHSEYGFYLGQKVKDFIDRNHLENIDLIASHGHTVFHQPQKKFTLQIGDGRAVKIETGLPVIYDFRNQDVLMGGNGAPLVPIGDELLFSEYDACLNLGGFSNISLQQNNQRIAFDIAPVNIVLNRLAQKFNKTFDENGDLARQGKIDEDLLLKLNSLDFYSQPHPKSLGIEWCSEHIFPLLENIETIDAIASFTEHAAQQISHTLNKNNLKTVLFTGGGTYNAFLIEKIKEKTETGIIIPEKEIIDYKEALIFAFMGVLKMNNEINVLSSATGSSANHSSGVIA
- a CDS encoding orotate phosphoribosyltransferase produces the protein MNLEGRKIIVNKSSKDLSELLKSPENYKDFMPDGLQKFETRDNGFKFGLQGMPEIALKIDEVDEQKAILKSASSSLDFTLTATLNPINENQTEVQMLFEGKFNPFIKMMVEKPLQNFINTLTDKIEAYK